Below is a genomic region from Deinococcus koreensis.
CGGCAGGCTCAGGGTGTAGGCGAGCAGGGGCCAGGAACTCAGCCGCCGATCTCCCCGCCAGACGTTCAGGACGCCGCCGGCGCGGGCTCCCGCGTCCGGGTTGCCGACCTCCAGCTCGTAGCGGTACCCCGCCCGCGTCCAGACATAGCGCTCCCGGCCCTGGGCGGTGGTCGTGTGCACGCCGCCGGTGAGGAATACGCCCGGCGTGCCGCCCCGGTTGCGGCTGGCGTAGGTCACGCGCCTACCGGCCTCCCAGACCGTGATGGAGTGCTTCGCGGTGGCCGCCAGCACCGCCGCCTGCGGCACATACCGGCAGCGGAACGTCCCGGCAGGCACGCGGAATTCGTTGATCCGGCTCAGGCGGTAGGCCGGGTCGCTGACATTCTCGATGTTCGAGCGGTGCACGAAGAAGCGCGGCGTCTGTGCGGCGGGCTGGCCGGCCGGGGTCAGGGGCGTGTAGACGTTGCCCGCGCCGGCGTCGTCCCGCTCCATACGGAAGGGGGAGGTGCGGCGCTGGTTCCCGATCCATTCAGACAGGGTCGCCGGCCCCGGCACGCGGGCAGGCGAGGTCACGGCCAGCACCCGCGCCGGCGTGTCGCACCAGAAGCGCACCTGTTGCCAGGTGCCGATGTCCGCGTAAGACCCCTCGCGCCAGCCGGCCGCCCCGGTGCCCGGAACCAGCGTCAGAACCCCCAGCAGCGCCCCGCATCTCCACTTGTGGTCGGTCATGCCCTGAGCCTGGGTTCCGTTGCTGATGAGGGTCTGAGACGAGGCCGGGCCTTCCCCCTCACTGCCGGTACTCGCGCCCCTTCCAGCTCACGCGGCCCCGCAGCGCGCGGCGGTAGACCGGCCACGCCAGCAGCGGCGTGACCGGCCCCAGCAGCCCCTCGGCCAGATCGCGGCCCCGGCGGCGGCCGGTGATCAGGTTCACCAGCGGCCGCTCCAGCAGCGAGGCCACGCGCAGCGCCCGCCAGCCGGGCACGCGCAGAAGCCAGGGCAGCGTGTACACCGCCAGGTGCGCCAGCGCGCTGAGCACCAGCAGGGGGCGCGAGCGCAGGTGCAGCGGCAGCACGTTCTTGGAAAAGCCCGTCACCGACGCCGGGTACGAGCGGTACATCCGCACGCCGATGGCGTCCTGGCCCAGCGCCACCGCCAGCCGCCCGCCACAGGCTTTCAGGTGCCGGGCGAAGCAGGTGTCGTCCAGCACCTCCTGGCGCACGGCCGTGAAGCCGCCTACCGGGTCCAGCGCCGCGCGCCGCAGCGCCATGACCTGCCCGTTCGCCATGCTCGCGGCCGGCTGCGGCAGCCCGATCAGGGGGTAGGGGAAATACGACAGCACGGCGCTGTCGACCAGGGGGGTCAGCAGCCGCTCGCCCAGGGTCTGGTTGGCCTGGCGGGGCTGCACGCTCAGCAGGTCGGCCCCCGTGCGGGAAAGCTCATGCAGGACGGCGCCCAGCGCGCCCGCGTGCCAGGTCACGTCGGCGTCGGTGAAGATCAGCACGTCGCCCGTGGCCGCGAGGAAGAGCTGCTGACAGGCCCAGGGTTTGCCGTACCAGCCGTCCGGGCGGGGCGATCCCGACACCACCCGCGCGCCCAGGCGCCGGGCGACCTGCGCCGTGTCGTCAGAGGAACCGTCGTCCAGCACGATCACCTCGTCCGCCCCCTGGGCCAGCAGGGCGGGCAGGGTCACCGCGAGGTTGGTCGCCTCGTCGCGCGCCGGTACCAGCAGCGAGACACGGGGGCGGGGCGTGGGCAGAGGAAGGGGCGTGAGCCGGGGAAAGGTCACGGCGTTCACCAGCAGCACGGCCGCCTTGGTCGCCAGCCACCCGAAGGCCAGCGAGCGGTAGAGGGAAGTCGCCCAGCCCGCCCGCCTCCTCCTCACCGGTCTCCTGTGACCAGCGTAAGCAGTCTGGAGGCCCAGTCCGGGCGAGTGTCCGGGCCGCCCTGCGCGGGCTTCCCGCTGACCCGCAGGTAGCCGGCCAGCGGCTGCTCGGGATCGCTGGCGGCCAGCTCGGCGTCCAGGGCGCGCAGCTCGGCTTCGATGCCCTGGGCCAGCTCGCCGGGCCGGGCGGCAGGGCCCACGCGCAGGTACGCCTCGGGTTTCCGGGCGCCGCGCATGACCACCCGGATGCCCACGGGCACGAGGGGCACCCCCGATTGCCGCGCGATCCAGGCGGCGCCGGGCTGCAGGGTGTCCAGCGCGCCGGCCGGCCGGATCATCCCCTCGGGAAACACGGCCACCCAGGCCCCCGCCTGCGCAGCCCGGATCGCTGGCCGCACCTCGGCCGGATACAGCGCCCCCAGCCGCCGCAGGAAGGGAAAGCGCGACAGCTGCCGCCCGGTCATCAGCACCCGGAAGTCCGCGCCTGCCCACCACGCCACCTCGCGCAGCAGGTAGCCGTCCCACCAGGAATTGTGGTTGGGCGCGAGCACGGCCCCGCCCCCAGGCCCACTGCC
It encodes:
- a CDS encoding glycosyltransferase encodes the protein MRRRRAGWATSLYRSLAFGWLATKAAVLLVNAVTFPRLTPLPLPTPRPRVSLLVPARDEATNLAVTLPALLAQGADEVIVLDDGSSDDTAQVARRLGARVVSGSPRPDGWYGKPWACQQLFLAATGDVLIFTDADVTWHAGALGAVLHELSRTGADLLSVQPRQANQTLGERLLTPLVDSAVLSYFPYPLIGLPQPAASMANGQVMALRRAALDPVGGFTAVRQEVLDDTCFARHLKACGGRLAVALGQDAIGVRMYRSYPASVTGFSKNVLPLHLRSRPLLVLSALAHLAVYTLPWLLRVPGWRALRVASLLERPLVNLITGRRRGRDLAEGLLGPVTPLLAWPVYRRALRGRVSWKGREYRQ
- a CDS encoding lysophospholipid acyltransferase family protein, producing MAESASHPWATALLRASVRGSVRRELAGVWLRGPLPGSGPGGGAVLAPNHNSWWDGYLLREVAWWAGADFRVLMTGRQLSRFPFLRRLGALYPAEVRPAIRAAQAGAWVAVFPEGMIRPAGALDTLQPGAAWIARQSGVPLVPVGIRVVMRGARKPEAYLRVGPAARPGELAQGIEAELRALDAELAASDPEQPLAGYLRVSGKPAQGGPDTRPDWASRLLTLVTGDR